A single region of the Aeromicrobium chenweiae genome encodes:
- a CDS encoding 5'-nucleotidase C-terminal domain-containing protein, whose product MSSLSRRLMVVATTTLLGAPLLAVTSADAADDVTINLIGINDFHGRIDANTVQFAGTVEQLRAENPASSLLISAGDNVSASLFTSSVQKDIPTIDVLNALELDASAAGNHEFDQGADDLTGRLSDAADFPFLSANTFKADKTPLLKKYETFTVDGVDVAVIGAVTEETPSLVSPSGIQGLTFADPVDSINDTVDEIEALPAAQQPDVIVASIHEGAPDGTKTLDQNAAASPVFKKVVEQTDPAVDAIFMGHTHQAYAYDAPVPGEAGKTRPVLQTGNYGTNVGQIKLTFDPDTDAVTAYTKKNQARTTAATGDLTTAYPRVAAVKTITDAAIAYAAEIGSKPVGSQTADLTRAYTGTTENRGAESTLSNLIAESLRASVSKTPAGADIGLNNPGGVRADLLYAAGAAPDAPGTILFSEALSVLTFANQLSTVTLTGTSLKKVFEQQWQRNADGTVPTRAYLQLGMSKNLTYTFDSTRPEGDRITSITINGKVVQPTDSIKVAVPSFLTSGGDNFHAFTEGTAVDSGLVDYTGFNDYIASNSPITPDFSAHAVEVTGVKSSYRALGTVSVTLPRLNLTSRNSPANTTVATTLTYGDTTVDLGDFPVTAGSSTITFDLPAGAVGDVTLTATAAPTNTTVSIPLSVDKIASTVTGTAPTRAKTGTTFTVETAVASAAGAEVTPTGTVSVKEGDVVLGTAELVGGRASVEVLASRLTADEHALTVAYSGDAAHTASTADAGTIDIVKGGSGFGAVATNGTYGTPSTVKVTADPEASGLVYVTEKGSVVGLGFLRSGTGTVTLDGTVLTPGAHSLDVYYGGDEKFDPTSTTASLTIAKAATTLKKVSVSPTKIVKNRTKPFVTLSVSAKGFTVNGGTVTLRQSGKNYVGTVKNGTVRIRLGKFTSKGAAKKVTATYGGTTVAKGSSTTFTVKVRSK is encoded by the coding sequence GTGAGTTCTCTGTCCCGCCGCCTGATGGTCGTCGCCACCACGACGCTCCTCGGCGCACCGCTGCTCGCCGTCACGTCGGCGGACGCCGCCGACGACGTCACCATCAACCTGATCGGCATCAACGACTTCCACGGTCGGATCGACGCCAACACCGTCCAGTTCGCCGGCACGGTCGAGCAGCTGCGGGCCGAGAACCCGGCGAGCTCGCTGCTGATCTCGGCGGGCGACAACGTCAGCGCCTCGCTGTTCACCTCGTCGGTGCAGAAGGACATCCCGACGATCGACGTGCTCAACGCGCTCGAGCTCGACGCGTCGGCCGCCGGCAACCACGAGTTCGACCAGGGCGCGGACGACCTGACCGGACGCCTCTCGGACGCCGCCGACTTCCCGTTCCTGTCCGCCAACACGTTCAAGGCAGACAAGACCCCGCTGCTGAAGAAGTACGAGACCTTCACGGTCGACGGCGTCGACGTCGCGGTCATCGGTGCCGTCACCGAGGAGACCCCGTCGCTGGTGTCGCCGTCGGGCATCCAGGGCCTGACGTTCGCCGACCCGGTCGACTCGATCAACGACACGGTCGACGAGATCGAGGCGCTCCCGGCCGCGCAGCAGCCCGACGTCATCGTCGCCTCGATCCACGAGGGCGCACCGGACGGCACCAAGACGCTCGACCAGAACGCCGCGGCCAGCCCGGTGTTCAAGAAGGTCGTCGAGCAGACCGATCCCGCGGTGGACGCGATCTTCATGGGCCACACCCACCAGGCGTACGCCTACGACGCCCCCGTCCCCGGCGAGGCCGGCAAGACCCGCCCGGTGCTGCAGACCGGCAACTACGGCACGAACGTCGGCCAGATCAAGCTCACGTTCGACCCCGACACGGACGCGGTCACGGCCTACACCAAGAAGAACCAGGCGCGCACCACGGCGGCCACGGGGGACCTGACGACGGCCTACCCCCGCGTCGCCGCGGTCAAGACGATCACGGACGCCGCGATCGCGTACGCCGCGGAGATCGGCAGCAAGCCGGTCGGTTCGCAGACCGCCGACCTCACCCGCGCGTACACGGGCACCACCGAGAACCGTGGCGCCGAGTCGACCCTGAGCAACCTGATCGCCGAGTCGCTGCGCGCCAGCGTCTCCAAGACGCCGGCAGGTGCTGACATCGGCCTGAACAACCCCGGAGGCGTGCGGGCCGACCTGCTGTACGCCGCAGGTGCCGCCCCCGACGCGCCCGGCACGATCCTGTTCTCCGAGGCGCTGAGCGTCCTGACCTTCGCCAACCAGCTGAGCACCGTGACGCTCACGGGCACCTCGTTGAAGAAGGTCTTCGAGCAGCAGTGGCAGCGCAACGCGGACGGCACCGTGCCGACGCGTGCGTACCTGCAGCTCGGCATGTCGAAGAACCTCACGTACACGTTCGACTCCACCCGGCCCGAGGGCGACCGCATCACCTCGATCACGATCAACGGCAAGGTCGTCCAGCCGACCGACTCGATCAAGGTTGCGGTGCCGTCGTTCCTGACCTCCGGAGGTGACAACTTCCACGCGTTCACCGAGGGCACGGCCGTCGACAGCGGCCTCGTGGACTACACCGGCTTCAACGACTACATCGCGAGCAACAGCCCGATCACCCCGGACTTCTCGGCCCACGCGGTCGAGGTGACCGGCGTCAAGAGCTCCTACCGGGCGCTCGGCACGGTGTCGGTCACCCTGCCCAGGCTCAACCTGACGTCGCGCAACAGCCCGGCCAACACCACGGTCGCCACCACGCTGACGTACGGGGACACGACGGTCGACCTCGGCGACTTCCCGGTCACGGCCGGATCGTCGACGATCACGTTCGACCTGCCGGCCGGTGCGGTCGGCGACGTGACGCTCACCGCGACCGCGGCACCCACCAACACCACCGTCAGCATCCCGCTGTCCGTGGACAAGATCGCGTCGACCGTCACCGGCACGGCGCCGACGCGGGCGAAGACCGGGACGACGTTCACGGTGGAGACCGCGGTCGCGTCCGCAGCCGGTGCCGAGGTCACCCCGACCGGAACGGTCTCCGTGAAGGAGGGCGACGTGGTCCTCGGGACGGCTGAGCTGGTCGGCGGCCGGGCATCGGTCGAGGTCCTCGCCAGCCGGCTGACGGCCGACGAGCACGCACTCACGGTGGCGTACTCCGGCGACGCCGCGCACACGGCCTCGACGGCTGACGCCGGCACGATCGACATCGTCAAGGGCGGGTCCGGATTCGGGGCCGTCGCCACGAACGGCACCTACGGCACGCCCAGCACGGTGAAGGTCACGGCCGATCCCGAGGCGTCCGGGCTGGTGTACGTCACGGAGAAGGGGAGCGTCGTCGGTCTCGGCTTCCTGCGCTCCGGCACCGGCACGGTCACACTGGACGGCACGGTGCTGACGCCGGGTGCCCACTCGCTCGACGTCTACTACGGCGGCGACGAGAAGTTCGACCCGACCAGCACGACCGCGTCGCTGACCATCGCCAAGGCGGCCACGACGCTCAAGAAGGTGTCGGTCAGCCCGACCAAGATCGTCAAGAACCGCACCAAGCCGTTCGTGACCCTCTCGGTGTCCGCCAAGGGGTTCACCGTCAACGGCGGCACGGTGACGCTGCGCCAGAGCGGCAAGAACTACGTCGGAACGGTCAAGAACGGCACGGTCCGCATTCGGCTCGGGAAGTTCACCTCGAAGGGTGCGGCGAAGAAGGTCACGGCGACCTACGGCGGCACGACCGTCGCCAAGGGATCGTCCACGACCTTCACGGTCAAGGTCCGCAGCAAGTAG
- the deoC gene encoding deoxyribose-phosphate aldolase has translation MSSPVTVAEIAATIDHAILKPELTRAEVDEQLALVARYGVFSACVRPSDVAHASRVLEGSGVAVCAVIGFPHGTTTTRTKVAEATEALDNGASELDMVLNIGRLRSGLVDDVEDDIRAVVTAAGEHVVKVILETAYLSDDEIVAGCQAAERAGAAFVKTSTGFAGGGATIEHLRLMRATVGDAVQVKASGGVRGLDTLLEMRDLGVTRFGTSATATILDDAAAREAGRSASGSTDESSY, from the coding sequence ATGTCCTCACCCGTCACCGTCGCCGAGATCGCCGCGACCATCGATCACGCCATCCTCAAGCCCGAGCTCACCCGCGCGGAGGTCGACGAGCAGCTCGCACTCGTCGCCCGGTACGGCGTCTTCAGCGCGTGCGTGCGACCCAGCGACGTCGCGCACGCGTCCCGGGTGCTCGAGGGCTCGGGTGTCGCGGTCTGCGCCGTCATCGGGTTCCCGCACGGGACGACGACCACGCGCACCAAGGTGGCCGAGGCGACCGAGGCGCTCGACAACGGCGCGTCCGAGCTCGACATGGTGCTCAACATCGGACGCCTGCGCAGCGGCCTGGTCGACGACGTCGAGGACGACATCCGCGCGGTCGTGACGGCGGCCGGCGAGCACGTCGTGAAGGTCATCCTCGAGACCGCGTACCTCAGCGACGACGAGATCGTGGCCGGCTGCCAGGCGGCCGAGCGGGCCGGCGCCGCGTTCGTCAAGACCTCGACGGGATTCGCCGGGGGAGGGGCGACGATCGAGCACCTGCGGCTCATGCGGGCCACGGTGGGCGACGCGGTCCAGGTCAAGGCGTCCGGCGGCGTGCGCGGTCTCGACACCCTCCTGGAGATGCGCGACCTCGGCGTCACGCGCTTCGGCACCAGCGCGACGGCCACGATCCTCGACGACGCCGCAGCGCGCGAGGCGGGCCGGTCCGCGTCCGGCTCCACCGACGAGTCCTCCTACTGA
- a CDS encoding uridine kinase family protein: protein MGASSGVVIVAGPSGSGKSHLAARLGWPVLRLDDFYRDIDAPDMPRSTLGIVDWDHPGSWDAVAAVGTIAELCASGTAEVPVYDIATSRRTGTQTLTVPDGQFIAEGLFAPVIVDACREAGLLEAAICLRRRRTLTFMLRLFRDLREGRKSPQVLVRRGWRLMQEEPRIVAEAVAHGCDPMTPREARELLTA, encoded by the coding sequence GTGGGCGCATCCTCCGGAGTCGTGATCGTGGCAGGACCATCGGGCTCCGGGAAGTCCCACCTCGCGGCCCGCCTGGGCTGGCCCGTGCTGCGCCTCGACGACTTCTACCGCGACATCGACGCGCCCGACATGCCGCGGTCGACGCTCGGCATCGTCGACTGGGACCACCCCGGGTCGTGGGACGCCGTCGCGGCGGTCGGCACGATCGCGGAGCTGTGCGCGTCCGGGACCGCCGAGGTGCCGGTGTACGACATCGCCACCAGCCGGCGTACCGGGACGCAGACGCTGACCGTGCCGGACGGCCAGTTCATCGCCGAGGGCCTCTTCGCCCCCGTCATCGTCGACGCCTGCCGCGAGGCCGGCCTGCTCGAGGCCGCGATCTGTCTGCGCCGCCGCCGCACGCTGACGTTCATGCTGCGGCTCTTCCGCGACCTGCGCGAGGGACGCAAGTCGCCGCAGGTGCTGGTGCGCCGCGGCTGGCGGCTCATGCAGGAGGAGCCTCGCATCGTCGCCGAGGCCGTCGCCCACGGCTGCGACCCGATGACGCCCCGCGAGGCACGAGAGCTGCTCACCGCCTGA
- a CDS encoding NAD(P)H-quinone oxidoreductase has product MPLVRGIGIRDGQLELIRVPDPRAEDGEVVIEIVAAGVNRADTSQRRGRYDPPAGSSPLPGLECSGRIVEIGRGVTRWQVGDEVCALLAGGGYAEKVAVPAGQVFEVPRGVGLVEAAAVPEAAATVWSNLITLGGLSAGETVLVHGGSSGIGTMAIQVARLVGAEVIATAGSPAKLEACASLGARAVIDHRREDFVQRVLSETDGRGVDVVLDIVGADYLQRNVDALAVEGRLVVVGIQSGFDASVDLRSVLRKRVRLTGSMLRSRPVVEKAAIIDQVVEHVVPALETGAIKPVIETTFPLDDAAAAHRLIESSQHIGKILLTTT; this is encoded by the coding sequence GTGCCTCTCGTGAGAGGGATCGGCATCAGGGACGGCCAGCTCGAGCTGATCCGGGTCCCTGACCCCCGCGCGGAGGACGGCGAGGTCGTGATCGAGATCGTCGCGGCCGGGGTGAACCGCGCCGACACGAGCCAGCGCCGCGGTCGGTACGACCCGCCGGCCGGCTCGTCGCCGTTGCCGGGGCTCGAGTGCTCGGGCCGGATCGTCGAGATCGGCCGCGGGGTGACGCGGTGGCAGGTGGGGGACGAGGTGTGCGCGCTCCTGGCCGGCGGCGGTTATGCAGAGAAGGTCGCCGTCCCGGCAGGTCAGGTGTTCGAGGTGCCCCGCGGCGTCGGTCTCGTCGAGGCTGCTGCCGTGCCGGAGGCCGCCGCGACGGTGTGGTCCAACCTGATCACTCTCGGCGGTCTCTCTGCCGGTGAGACGGTCCTCGTGCACGGAGGCAGCAGCGGCATCGGCACCATGGCGATCCAGGTCGCACGCCTGGTCGGCGCCGAGGTCATCGCCACGGCGGGCTCCCCGGCCAAGCTGGAGGCCTGCGCGTCGCTGGGCGCCCGGGCCGTGATCGACCACCGCCGCGAGGACTTCGTGCAGCGCGTGCTGTCCGAGACGGACGGGCGCGGGGTCGATGTCGTGCTCGACATCGTCGGTGCCGACTACCTGCAACGCAATGTCGATGCGCTGGCCGTCGAGGGCAGGCTGGTCGTGGTCGGGATCCAGAGCGGATTCGACGCCTCGGTGGACCTGCGGTCCGTGCTGCGCAAGCGGGTCCGTCTCACGGGCTCGATGCTGCGGTCGCGCCCGGTCGTCGAGAAGGCCGCGATCATCGACCAGGTCGTGGAGCATGTCGTGCCGGCCCTCGAGACGGGGGCGATCAAGCCGGTGATCGAGACGACCTTCCCCCTCGACGACGCCGCGGCGGCACACCGCCTGATCGAGTCGTCCCAGCACATCGGCAAGATCCTGCTGACCACCACCTGA
- a CDS encoding SDR family NAD(P)-dependent oxidoreductase, translating to MTERFSAGRGAVVTGAAGGLGRGIAERLLTEGVQVLLVDVDPDRLGDTVVELSALGQVAAVSVDLTAPDAPATVVSAAAQNLGSIDILVNNAGIGGSTHVHEVEEQRWRDVIELNLHASFRLTRAVLPDMMRREYGRIVNIASMNGMTGFRRSSDYAVSKAGLIALTRSLAADYGRHGITANAVAPGVVMTPLAERMLASRPQWYTRANIELKPIARTGETADVAAAVAYLASDEAGYVTGQTLAVDGGLTATHYVPDQFSDER from the coding sequence ATGACAGAACGTTTCAGCGCCGGACGGGGAGCAGTCGTCACCGGAGCCGCCGGCGGCCTCGGCCGGGGTATTGCCGAGCGGCTCCTCACCGAGGGCGTCCAGGTGCTCCTCGTCGACGTCGACCCGGACCGCCTCGGCGACACCGTCGTCGAGCTCTCCGCGCTCGGCCAGGTCGCCGCGGTGAGCGTGGACCTCACCGCGCCGGACGCGCCTGCGACGGTGGTGAGCGCCGCCGCGCAGAACCTCGGATCGATCGACATCTTGGTCAACAATGCCGGGATCGGCGGGTCCACCCACGTGCACGAGGTCGAGGAGCAGCGCTGGCGCGACGTGATCGAGCTCAACCTGCACGCGTCCTTCCGACTCACCCGTGCCGTGCTGCCGGACATGATGCGACGCGAGTACGGGCGCATCGTCAACATCGCCTCCATGAACGGCATGACGGGGTTCCGGCGCAGCTCGGACTACGCCGTCAGCAAGGCGGGCCTCATCGCGCTGACGCGATCGCTGGCCGCTGACTACGGCCGGCACGGGATCACCGCGAACGCGGTGGCGCCCGGCGTCGTCATGACCCCGCTGGCCGAGCGCATGCTGGCGTCCCGTCCCCAGTGGTACACCCGGGCGAACATCGAGCTCAAGCCCATCGCGCGCACGGGCGAGACCGCCGACGTCGCAGCCGCGGTGGCGTACCTCGCCTCGGACGAGGCCGGGTACGTCACCGGACAGACCTTGGCCGTGGACGGCGGACTGACCGCCACCCACTACGTTCCCGACCAGTTCAGCGACGAGAGGTAG
- a CDS encoding enoyl-CoA hydratase-related protein, whose protein sequence is MTTVEELPELETLTLERADGVAVVTLSRPPVNAVNRAMQLELVAVFDALSQDRSVNSVVLAAAGEKAFCAGIDLRETAARMAVSEDAPIEATLDAGWEWRRAQAAIRHCSVPVIAAVEGPAIGAGFGLVGVCDLIIASESASFALTEINVGLLGGASKAIRMLGPFKARMMMFTGTFQSAADFHRLGAVEEVVAPGKALDRAREIGVLLASKSPLALRLAKESILRLEGDELEANYRTEQDYTTRLRTFEDSAEAMQAFIQKRDPVWAWR, encoded by the coding sequence ATGACCACCGTCGAAGAGCTGCCCGAGCTGGAGACCCTCACGCTGGAGCGGGCGGACGGCGTAGCCGTCGTCACGCTGTCGAGGCCCCCGGTCAACGCCGTCAACCGCGCGATGCAGCTCGAGCTCGTCGCGGTCTTCGACGCTCTGTCGCAGGACCGCTCGGTGAACTCGGTCGTGCTGGCTGCGGCAGGGGAGAAGGCCTTCTGTGCGGGGATCGACCTGCGCGAGACCGCGGCTCGGATGGCGGTGTCCGAGGACGCGCCGATCGAGGCGACGCTGGACGCGGGCTGGGAGTGGCGTCGGGCGCAGGCCGCGATCCGGCACTGTTCGGTGCCGGTCATCGCGGCAGTCGAGGGGCCGGCGATCGGTGCCGGATTCGGCCTCGTCGGTGTCTGCGACCTCATCATCGCCTCGGAGTCCGCGTCGTTCGCGCTGACGGAGATCAACGTGGGACTGCTGGGCGGTGCGAGCAAGGCGATCCGCATGCTGGGCCCCTTCAAGGCCCGCATGATGATGTTCACCGGCACGTTCCAGTCGGCTGCGGACTTCCACCGCCTCGGTGCGGTCGAGGAGGTCGTCGCGCCCGGCAAGGCGCTGGACCGCGCGCGGGAGATCGGCGTGCTCCTGGCGAGCAAGAGCCCGCTGGCGCTGCGGCTGGCCAAGGAGTCGATCCTGCGGCTCGAGGGCGATGAGCTGGAGGCGAACTACCGGACCGAGCAGGACTACACGACCCGACTGCGTACGTTCGAGGACTCGGCCGAGGCGATGCAGGCGTTCATCCAGAAGCGCGACCCGGTCTGGGCCTGGCGCTGA
- a CDS encoding flavin-containing monooxygenase, with the protein MTPEVEFDETAMRESLDQANLNVLRIALYQLTGDEELARMRVDKVPMRGGAFFAYALGEEFHDAVKDKTVHYLQNMASDVPAPPDEAETRRLMELLTGDPLSDTEFRFGLEELAFEDFSREATWTRPDEAHDVEGFEVVIVGAGASGIVAGIQLEKLGIPYRIIERQSDLGGTWQANHYPDARVDTNSYLYQFKFEKNYPWTEYFASAAEVRSYIEHVATKYGVIDKIQFGVELRLATFDEERSRWDLELVSTDGQTSSLTANVVVSAAGLFSTPKIPDIPGIETFEGRIFHTAQWDDDFDYNGKRLALIGNGSTGTQLMPKLAESASHLTVYQRTPQWISKMEGYREVVPAGVQWLFDHVPYYWNWYCYSSQMTASGMQGAQTYDREWQRNGGQISKQNDGLRQALLEYIDSKVGHDPDLVAKVTPDYAPLARRLVVDNGWYDALLRDNVDLVTSGIARITPTGIVDNDGNETPLDAIALAAGFEVSRYMWPVDYRGRGGTTLEDVWEHDGARAYLGMTIPQFPNLFAFYGPNAQPRAGGFLSWVEIWSRYVARSIVLMIEGGHREMEVRQDVFEDYNKRLDEATTELIWENEGPKTTTNYYVNKHGRQNVHMPWRLDEYHAWVIEPDLSDYDLKDRA; encoded by the coding sequence GTGACACCTGAGGTCGAGTTCGACGAGACAGCCATGCGGGAGTCGCTGGACCAAGCGAATCTCAACGTGTTGCGCATTGCCCTCTATCAGCTGACCGGGGACGAGGAGCTCGCACGCATGCGGGTCGACAAGGTCCCCATGCGGGGCGGTGCGTTCTTCGCGTACGCCCTGGGCGAGGAGTTCCACGACGCGGTGAAGGACAAGACGGTTCACTACCTGCAGAACATGGCCTCGGACGTCCCGGCGCCGCCGGACGAGGCCGAGACCCGCAGGCTGATGGAGCTGCTCACCGGAGACCCGCTGTCGGACACCGAGTTCCGCTTTGGCCTGGAGGAGCTGGCGTTCGAGGACTTCTCCCGTGAGGCGACGTGGACCCGGCCCGACGAGGCTCACGACGTCGAGGGATTCGAGGTCGTCATCGTCGGTGCGGGGGCCAGCGGCATCGTGGCCGGGATCCAGCTCGAGAAGCTCGGCATCCCGTACCGGATCATCGAGCGGCAGAGCGATCTCGGCGGAACGTGGCAGGCCAACCACTACCCGGATGCCCGCGTGGACACCAACAGCTACCTGTACCAGTTCAAGTTCGAGAAGAACTACCCCTGGACCGAGTACTTCGCCTCGGCGGCCGAGGTGCGCAGCTACATCGAGCACGTCGCGACCAAGTACGGCGTGATCGACAAGATCCAGTTCGGTGTCGAGCTGCGCCTGGCCACCTTCGACGAGGAGCGGTCCCGGTGGGACCTCGAGCTCGTGTCGACCGACGGGCAGACCAGCTCCCTGACCGCGAACGTGGTGGTCAGCGCGGCCGGCCTGTTCAGCACCCCGAAGATCCCTGACATCCCGGGCATCGAGACCTTCGAGGGAAGGATCTTCCACACCGCCCAGTGGGACGACGACTTCGACTACAACGGCAAGCGGCTTGCACTCATCGGCAACGGCTCGACCGGTACGCAGCTGATGCCGAAGCTCGCCGAGTCGGCCAGCCACCTCACGGTCTACCAGCGCACGCCACAGTGGATCTCCAAGATGGAGGGGTATCGCGAGGTCGTCCCCGCCGGGGTCCAGTGGCTCTTCGACCATGTGCCGTACTACTGGAACTGGTACTGCTACTCCAGTCAGATGACAGCCTCGGGCATGCAGGGCGCCCAGACGTACGACCGTGAGTGGCAGCGCAACGGGGGTCAGATCAGCAAGCAGAACGACGGACTGCGTCAGGCGCTGCTGGAGTACATCGACAGCAAGGTCGGGCACGATCCGGACCTGGTCGCGAAGGTGACCCCCGACTACGCCCCCCTCGCGCGGCGGCTCGTGGTCGACAACGGCTGGTACGACGCGCTGCTGCGCGACAACGTGGATCTCGTGACGAGCGGGATCGCCCGGATCACGCCGACGGGGATCGTCGACAACGACGGCAACGAGACGCCGCTCGACGCGATCGCGCTCGCGGCCGGGTTCGAGGTGTCGAGGTACATGTGGCCGGTCGACTACCGAGGACGTGGGGGCACGACCCTCGAGGACGTGTGGGAGCACGACGGCGCCCGCGCCTACCTCGGCATGACCATCCCGCAGTTCCCGAACCTCTTTGCGTTCTATGGACCGAACGCTCAGCCGCGCGCAGGTGGATTCCTGTCGTGGGTCGAGATCTGGTCGCGCTACGTCGCGCGCTCGATCGTGCTGATGATCGAGGGCGGGCACCGTGAGATGGAGGTCCGTCAGGACGTCTTCGAGGACTACAACAAGCGGCTCGACGAGGCGACGACCGAGCTGATCTGGGAGAACGAGGGTCCCAAGACCACCACCAACTACTACGTGAACAAGCACGGGCGGCAGAACGTCCACATGCCGTGGCGGCTCGACGAGTACCACGCCTGGGTCATCGAGCCCGACCTTTCCGACTACGACCTCAAGGATCGCGCATGA
- a CDS encoding cyclase family protein, whose protein sequence is MRYAELPDGDARGFFGDEDTNGSLNRQTPEAVRLAAQAVQTGDVFSLNAPLNWPDPPLYSRSEVRHTVLTTPLGNLDDYLDGFYPQSSSQWDGFLHIKDPEIGFYNHLPREKLGVHTWAQKGIAGRGILFDMPRWFERQGREMRWNERVQIQVSDLEEYRVSAGIEPREGDVFLIRTGWTTGWQAATVDERAALRSSPNSPGLADGRDMLEYVWDWGVSALASDNPSLEAWPLGPGFLHPHLLGRLGIPIGELWWLDELAEHSAQDGRYECLLTSAPLNLRGGVGSTANALAIK, encoded by the coding sequence ATGCGCTATGCCGAGCTGCCAGATGGAGATGCCAGGGGGTTCTTCGGAGACGAGGACACCAACGGTTCGCTCAACCGCCAGACGCCGGAGGCGGTCCGACTGGCCGCCCAGGCGGTGCAGACCGGAGACGTGTTCAGCCTGAACGCGCCGCTGAACTGGCCGGACCCTCCGCTGTACAGCCGATCGGAGGTGCGTCACACGGTGCTGACGACTCCGTTGGGCAACCTCGACGACTACCTGGACGGGTTCTACCCCCAGTCGTCGTCGCAGTGGGACGGCTTCTTGCACATCAAGGATCCCGAGATCGGCTTCTACAACCACCTGCCGCGCGAGAAGCTCGGCGTGCACACGTGGGCGCAGAAGGGCATCGCGGGCCGGGGGATCCTGTTCGACATGCCGCGCTGGTTCGAGCGCCAGGGTCGTGAGATGCGCTGGAACGAGCGGGTCCAGATCCAGGTCAGTGACCTGGAGGAGTACCGCGTGTCCGCCGGCATCGAACCGCGGGAGGGCGACGTGTTCCTCATCCGGACCGGATGGACCACGGGGTGGCAGGCCGCGACGGTCGACGAGCGCGCCGCGCTGCGCAGCAGCCCGAACTCCCCAGGACTCGCCGACGGCCGCGACATGCTGGAGTACGTCTGGGACTGGGGGGTGAGTGCTCTCGCGAGCGACAACCCGTCCCTCGAGGCGTGGCCCCTCGGGCCGGGGTTCCTGCACCCGCACCTGCTGGGTCGTCTGGGGATCCCGATCGGCGAGCTGTGGTGGCTTGACGAGCTGGCTGAGCACAGCGCACAGGACGGCCGCTATGAGTGCCTGCTGACCTCGGCCCCGCTGAACCTCCGGGGCGGGGTCGGTTCGACGGCCAACGCGCTGGCCATCAAGTAG
- a CDS encoding SDR family NAD(P)-dependent oxidoreductase, whose product MADFTGEIALVTGGASGIGAATTRMLNERGAHVVVLDRDPAALANVSDLVVEPRRVEGRLLDVTDRSAVEGAVASVVEDHGRIDVLVNNAGITGPSSPLWEVDPDFWHRIYDVHVNGTFYLLRSVLPHMIAAGYGRVVNVASVAGKEGNANSAPYSSAKAAVLGLTKSLGKELATTGVLVNAITPGQFDTPIMKDVTPSHHQVLLAKIPMGRMGQPEEAAEMIAFLASRRTSFSTGAVFDLSGGRTTY is encoded by the coding sequence ATGGCTGACTTCACGGGCGAGATCGCCCTGGTGACCGGAGGCGCGAGCGGGATCGGCGCGGCGACCACTCGCATGCTGAATGAACGGGGCGCGCACGTCGTGGTCCTGGACAGGGACCCTGCGGCGCTGGCCAACGTCTCGGACCTCGTCGTCGAACCGCGCCGTGTCGAGGGCCGACTCCTCGATGTCACGGATCGATCTGCGGTGGAGGGCGCGGTGGCATCGGTCGTGGAGGACCACGGCCGTATCGACGTCCTGGTCAACAACGCCGGCATCACCGGGCCGTCGAGTCCTCTGTGGGAAGTGGATCCCGACTTCTGGCATCGCATCTACGACGTGCACGTCAACGGCACGTTCTACCTGCTCCGCTCGGTGCTGCCGCACATGATCGCCGCGGGCTACGGGCGGGTCGTGAACGTCGCGAGCGTGGCGGGCAAGGAGGGGAACGCCAACTCGGCGCCCTACTCGTCGGCCAAGGCCGCCGTGCTGGGCCTCACGAAGTCCCTCGGCAAGGAGCTGGCCACGACGGGGGTGCTGGTCAACGCCATCACCCCGGGCCAGTTCGACACCCCGATCATGAAGGACGTCACGCCGTCGCACCATCAGGTGCTGCTCGCGAAGATCCCCATGGGCCGAATGGGTCAGCCGGAGGAGGCAGCCGAGATGATCGCCTTCCTCGCCTCCCGTCGTACGAGCTTCTCGACCGGTGCGGTCTTCGACCTGAGCGGCGGACGCACCACCTACTGA